The nucleotide window CATGTTCAGCCCGAGCTTCTTCGGGTTGAGCAGGGCGACCTTGCGCTCGATCAGTCCTTCCTCCTGCATGCGGTTGATCCGGCGCCAGCAGGGCGATTGTGACAGCTCGACCCTCTCGGCGATCTCCGCGGCGGAAAGATCGGCGTTGTGCTGCAGCAGCAGGAGAATCTTGCGGTCGATGGGGCTGAGTGGAGAGGGCTGCATGGTTGTTCCTGTTTTATTGTTGTTCGCGAAATGATCATGCACGGCACGGCCGTTCCAACGCAAAAGTAGAAAGAAAATCTCTGTTCGTCGCGGCCAGACTGTACGCACGAGCAGGCAGGGCGATCCCCTGTCCGAGCAAAAGGCGGGTGGCAACATCGTGACCACCCTGACTCCGATAACAACAAACAGGAGCGCCCCATGTCACTGGCCGAGATCCGTCTGGATGACAAGTACCGGCTCGCAACCGGTCATCTGTACCTCACCGGCACCCAGGCGCTGACCCGCCTGCCGATGTTGCAGCATCAGCGCGACCAGGCCCGTGGCCTGAACACCGGCGGCTTCATCTCCGGCTACCGCGGCTCGCCACTCGGCGGGCTGGACAAGAGCCTGTGGGACGCCCGCGACTATCTCAAGCAACACGCCATCCACTTCCAGCCGGGCGTCAACGAAGAGTTGGCCGCCACCGCCGTATGGGGCAGCCAGCAAACCAACCTGTTCCCCGGCGCCAAGTACGACGGCGTGTTCGCCATGTGGTACGGCAAAGGCCCGGGTGTCGACCGCGCTGGCGATGTGTTCAAGCACGCCAACGCGGCCGGTGTTTCGCCGCATGGCGGCGTGCTGCTGCTCGCCGGTGACGACCACGGTTGCAAATCCTCGACGCTGCCGCACCAGAGCGAGCACGCCTTCATCGCCGCCTCGATCCCGGTGCTCAACCCGGCGAACGTCCAGGAAATCCTCGACTACGGCATCATCGGCTGGGAGCTGTCGCGCTACTCCGGCTGCTGGGTGGCCCTGAAGACCATCGCCGAGAACGTCGACTCCTCCGCCGTGGTGGAAGTCGACCCGCTGCGCGTGCAGACGCGTATCCCGGAAGATTTCCAGCTGCCCGAAGACGGCGTGCACATCCGCTGGCCGGACCCGCCGCTGGCTCAGGAAAAGCGCCTCAACCTGTACAAGATCTACGCCGCCCGCGCCTTCGCCCGGGCCAACAACCTGAACCAGGTGATGCTCGATTCGCCGAACCCGCGCCTGGGCATCATCACCACCGGCAAGTCCTATCTCGACGTGCGTCAGGCACTGGATGACCTGGGCCTCGACGAAGCGCTGTGCGCGCAGGTCGGCCTGCGGGTGCTCAAGGTCGGCATGAGCTGGCCGCTGGAACCGGTCTCGGTGCACGAGTTCGCCCAGGGGCTGGACGAGATCCTGGTGGTCGAGGAGAAGCGCAGCATCATCGAGGACCAGCTCACCGGACAGCTCTACAACTGGCCGGTGGACAAGCGCCCGCGGGTGGTCGGCGAATTCGACGAACAGGGCAACTCGCTGCTGCCGAACCTCTCCGAGCTGACCCCGGCGATGATCGCCCGGGTCATCGCCAAGCGCCTCGCGCCGATCTACACCAGCGACAGCATCCAGACGCGCCTGGCCTTCCTCGATGCCAAGGAAAAGGCCCTGGCCGCGCGCAGCTACACCACCGTGCGCACCCCGCACTACTGCTCCGGCTGCCCGCACAACACCTCCACCAAGGTGCCCGAGGGCAGTCGCGCCTCGGCCGGTATCGGCTGTCACTACATGGTGCAGTGGATGGACCGGCGTACCGAGACCTTCACCCAGATGGGCGGCGAGGGCGTCAACTGGATCGGCCAGGCGCCGTTCACCGACACCCCGCACATGTTCCAGAACCTCGGCGACGGCACCTACTTCCACTCCGGCAGCCTGGCGATCCGTGCGGCCGTGGCGGCGGGCGTCAACGTCACCTACAAGGTGCTCTACAACGACGCCGTGGCGATGACCGGCGGCCAGCCGATCGACGGCGAACTGCGCGTCGACCAGCTCAGCCGGCAGATCGCCGACGAGGGCGTCCGGCGCATCGCCCTGGTCAGCGACGAGCCGGACAAGTACCCGAGCCGCGACGGCTTCGCGCCGATCACCAGCTTCCACCATCGCCGCGAACTGGACGCCGTGCAGCGCGAGCTGCGCGAGTTCAAGGGTGTCTCGGTGATCATCTACGACCAGACCTGCGCCACCGAGAAGCGCCGTCGGCGCAAGCGCGGCAAGCTGGAAGACCCGGCTAAGCGCGTTTTCATCAACCCCGCCGTGTGCGAGGGCTGCGGTGACTGCGGCGAGAAATCCAACTGCCTGTCGGTGCTGCCGCTGGAGACCGAGCTGGGGCGCAAGCGCGAGATCGACCAGAACGCCTGCAACAAGGATTACTCCTGCGTCGAAGGCTTCTGCCCGAGCTTCGTCACCGTGCACGGCGGCGGGCTGCGCAAGCCCGAGGCGGTCGCTCATGGCCTCGAAGCGGCCGAGCTGCCCGAGCCGCAGCATCCCTCGCTGCAGCGGCCGTGGAATGTGCTGATTCCCGGCGTCGGCGGCAGCGGCGTGACCACCCTCGGCGCGCTGCTGGGCATGGCCGCGCATCTGGAAGGCAAGGGCTGCACGGTGCTCGACCAGGCCGGTCTGGCGCAGAAGTTCGGCCCGGTGACCACCCACGTGCGCATCGCCGCCAAACAGAGCGACATCTACGCCGTGCGCATCGCCGCCGGCGAGGCCGACCTGCTGCTCGGCTGCGACCTTGTGGTGGCCGCCGGCGACGAGTCGCTGACCCGCCTCAACGAGCTGAACAGCAACGCCGTGGTGAACAGCCACGAAGCGGCCACCGCCGAGTTCACCCGCAACCCGGACGCCCAGGTGCCCGGCGCGGCCATGCGCCAGGCGATCAGCGATGCGGTCGGTGCCGACAAGACCCACTTCATCGACGCCACCCGCCTGGCCACGCGGCTGCTCGGCGACAGCATCGCCACCAACCTGTTCCTGCTCGGCTTTGCCTATCAGCAGGGGCTGCTGCCGATCAGCGCCGAGGCCATCGAGAAGGCCATCGAACTCAACGGCGTGTCCGCCCGGCTGAACCTGCAGGCGTTCCGCTGGGGCCGTCGCGCGGTGCTGGAGCGTGAGGCGGTGGAGCAA belongs to Pseudomonas phenolilytica and includes:
- a CDS encoding indolepyruvate ferredoxin oxidoreductase family protein produces the protein MSLAEIRLDDKYRLATGHLYLTGTQALTRLPMLQHQRDQARGLNTGGFISGYRGSPLGGLDKSLWDARDYLKQHAIHFQPGVNEELAATAVWGSQQTNLFPGAKYDGVFAMWYGKGPGVDRAGDVFKHANAAGVSPHGGVLLLAGDDHGCKSSTLPHQSEHAFIAASIPVLNPANVQEILDYGIIGWELSRYSGCWVALKTIAENVDSSAVVEVDPLRVQTRIPEDFQLPEDGVHIRWPDPPLAQEKRLNLYKIYAARAFARANNLNQVMLDSPNPRLGIITTGKSYLDVRQALDDLGLDEALCAQVGLRVLKVGMSWPLEPVSVHEFAQGLDEILVVEEKRSIIEDQLTGQLYNWPVDKRPRVVGEFDEQGNSLLPNLSELTPAMIARVIAKRLAPIYTSDSIQTRLAFLDAKEKALAARSYTTVRTPHYCSGCPHNTSTKVPEGSRASAGIGCHYMVQWMDRRTETFTQMGGEGVNWIGQAPFTDTPHMFQNLGDGTYFHSGSLAIRAAVAAGVNVTYKVLYNDAVAMTGGQPIDGELRVDQLSRQIADEGVRRIALVSDEPDKYPSRDGFAPITSFHHRRELDAVQRELREFKGVSVIIYDQTCATEKRRRRKRGKLEDPAKRVFINPAVCEGCGDCGEKSNCLSVLPLETELGRKREIDQNACNKDYSCVEGFCPSFVTVHGGGLRKPEAVAHGLEAAELPEPQHPSLQRPWNVLIPGVGGSGVTTLGALLGMAAHLEGKGCTVLDQAGLAQKFGPVTTHVRIAAKQSDIYAVRIAAGEADLLLGCDLVVAAGDESLTRLNELNSNAVVNSHEAATAEFTRNPDAQVPGAAMRQAISDAVGADKTHFIDATRLATRLLGDSIATNLFLLGFAYQQGLLPISAEAIEKAIELNGVSARLNLQAFRWGRRAVLEREAVEQLARPAEAVEPVCKTLEEIVDWRVDFLTQYQSAALARRYRQLVERVRDADTADDLALSKAVARYYFKLLAYKDEYEVARLYSEPEFRQQLEAQFEGDYKLQFHLAPAWLAKRDPVTGEPRKRQFGPWMLDVFGVLAKLRFLRGTPLDPFGYGHDRRVERQLIVDYEKTVADLLAQLKPTNYRTAVAIAALPEQIRGYGPVKERALAKVRQQEKLLREQLAKGDEVQSVRLFQPAA